Sequence from the Corallococcus sp. EGB genome:
TCCTGCGCGGCGTGGCGGACGTGCAGGACGAGTCCCTCAAGCCGGTGCTGGGGCGCATGGCGGACCTCTTCGGCCTGTCCTGCCTGGAGTCCGCCAGCGGCTGGTTCCTGGAGCACGGCTGGCTCACCGCCCCCAAGGCCCAGGCCATCCGCAAGGAGCGCGTGAAGCTGTGCGAGGAGCTGCGCCCGGACGCCGTGGGACTGGTGGACGCGTTCGGCATCCCCGACACGTGCCTGGCGGCGCCCATCGGCCTGGGGCGGCTGGCGCCCGGCGGTGAACGGTTCGACGACACGGAGGGTGACAGCGCCCGCGCGGCCCCGGCAGATTCCCGCGCGTCATGAGGACCAGTGTGTCGTGGGTGGTGTTGGGGCTCGTGGGACTGACCGGATGCGCGGCCATGTCCCCAGCGGAGCGGGCCCGGCGGGTGGGTGAGTCCAACAAGGAACGCACCCGCCTGTTCACCGAGGAGATCTACAACCAGAAGCGCCTGGAGCGGCTTCCGGAGTACGTCGCACCCGACTTCGTGGACCGCTCCGAGGGCGCGCCCCAGCACCTGCGCGGCCCGGAGGTGGTGCGAACCCAGGCGGAATCCGGGTTCACCCTCTTCCCCGACCTGAGGTTCGAGCTGCTCCACGTGATGGCCGAGGACGACTGGGTGCTGGTGCGCTGGCGCGCGACGGGCACGGACACCCAGGGCCCGCCCACCGTGGACGGCAGGTCCCGCCCGCTCACGTTCCACGGCGATTCGCTGTACCGGCTGCGCGACGGCCGGCTGGTGGAGGCGTGGGACCTCACGGACCGGTTGGATCCGCTGCTCCAGCGCGGGTTCAAGGTCGTCCCGCCGGAGTCCTGACCCCGCCCGCGCGAAACGGCCACGGGTCGGGCTCGACGCTGCTGAAGTCGGGAAAAACCGGGACGTAGCAGGACGTCTTCCCATTGACACTGGGACACCGGACCCATCAGGGTCCGGGGATGGGGATCTTCGCCGGACGCTCGCTGGCCGCGGACAAGGCCCGCCAGAAGGCCTTCCGCACGGCCTTTCCCTCCTACGGCCCCCAGCGGTCCTGGGGCGGCAGGCTGCTGCGCCTGTGCGGGTGGGGCCTGCTCCTGCTGGGCGCCTTCGCGCTGGTGGTCGTCATCGACGGGTGGCGTGCGTTCGGCCAGGGAGCGGAAGGCGCGCGGCTGGAGCGGATGGCGCGCTCGCCGCAGTGGCACGACGGCGGGTTCGAGAACCCGCAGCCCATCCTGAACAACTGGGAGCGGACGCTGACGGACCTGTTCCACTCGAGCCCGGAGAGCTCGCCCCGGATGCCGGTGGTGGTGGACCGCATCGACCCGAAGCGCTTCGCCACGCCGCCCGAGGACGGGCTGCGCGTCACGTGGATGGGGCACTCGTCCACGCTGGTGGAGGTGGACGGGCACCGCGTGCTCACCGACCCCGTGTGGGGCGAGCGCACGTCGCCGCTGGAGTGGATTGGCCCCAAGCGCTGGTTCCCGGCGCCCATCGCGCTGGACGCGCTGCCGCCCATCGACGCGGTGGTCATCTCGCACGACCACTATGACCACCTGGACTTCGCCACCATCGAGGCGATGAAGGATTGGAACACCACGTTCGTGGTGCCGCTGGGCGTGGGCGCGCACCTGGAATACT
This genomic interval carries:
- a CDS encoding ester cyclase, which translates into the protein MSPAERARRVGESNKERTRLFTEEIYNQKRLERLPEYVAPDFVDRSEGAPQHLRGPEVVRTQAESGFTLFPDLRFELLHVMAEDDWVLVRWRATGTDTQGPPTVDGRSRPLTFHGDSLYRLRDGRLVEAWDLTDRLDPLLQRGFKVVPPES